From Selenomonas ruminantium AC2024, a single genomic window includes:
- a CDS encoding LysR family transcriptional regulator, with protein sequence MELRQLEYFQMASRLRNITRAAERLRVSQPNITVAIKKLEAELGIQLFDRSQKQLSLTPEGAVFLNRVELALRNIQDAVLEVNDYKQLQKGTIKIGIPPMMGAYLFPKIFSSFQRRYSHLEIFMHEEGSMSIREQLERDELDFGIIIISGASNHLQLLPMTKDQIVCCVPEDSPLAQKKSISFNDIAEENIIMLKEGSFLRQTILGKMKEENVTPNIVLESNQVVTLKGLVASGVGIAFLLNMVVEDTPGVKAIPLADPISVDVGLAWKKDRYISKAAQSFIDFCKDLLKERKANSEK encoded by the coding sequence ATGGAACTTAGACAACTTGAATATTTCCAGATGGCCAGCCGTCTGCGAAATATCACCAGGGCTGCCGAACGCCTCCGGGTATCCCAGCCCAACATCACCGTAGCGATTAAAAAGCTGGAGGCAGAACTGGGCATTCAGCTCTTTGACCGCAGCCAGAAGCAGCTTTCCCTGACGCCGGAGGGGGCTGTCTTTCTCAACCGCGTGGAACTGGCTCTGCGCAATATTCAGGACGCTGTGCTGGAAGTCAACGACTACAAGCAGCTCCAAAAAGGCACCATCAAAATCGGCATTCCGCCCATGATGGGTGCTTACCTCTTCCCCAAAATCTTCTCCAGCTTCCAGCGCCGCTATTCCCATCTGGAAATCTTCATGCATGAAGAAGGTTCCATGTCCATCCGGGAACAGCTGGAACGAGATGAGCTGGACTTCGGCATCATCATCATTTCCGGTGCCAGCAACCACCTGCAGCTCCTGCCCATGACCAAGGACCAGATTGTCTGCTGCGTTCCCGAAGACAGTCCGCTGGCCCAGAAAAAGAGCATTTCCTTCAATGATATTGCTGAGGAAAACATCATCATGTTGAAAGAAGGCTCCTTCCTGCGGCAGACCATCCTCGGCAAGATGAAGGAAGAAAATGTAACGCCCAACATCGTGCTGGAATCCAATCAGGTAGTTACCTTAAAAGGACTCGTTGCCAGCGGCGTAGGCATCGCCTTCCTGCTTAACATGGTAGTAGAAGATACGCCTGGTGTCAAGGCTATTCCTCTGGCTGACCCCATTTCGGTTGACGTCGGCCTGGCCTGGAAAAAAGACCGCTACATTTCCAAGGCTGCCCAGTCCTTTATCGATTTCTGCAAAGACCTGCTCAAAGAGCGCAAAGCCAACAGCGAAAAATAA
- the motA gene encoding flagellar motor stator protein MotA — MEISTVIGAVGGLISVFVGMIIKGAPISSLNNPAAFLIIICGTFSCLFTAFNMNQLKNLPKLIKMVFFKPSLHEKSELLNLFIELSQIARREGILALEGKVQEIEDPFFRTGLGMVIDGMDPEFVGDVLDAELAVMQERHAEGRAMLEQAGLYAPTLGVLGAVIGLIAALGNLNDVNKLGHAIAAAFVATILGIFTAYVVYLPMANKLKLLSKAEVSEKRMIIEGILSLQAGDSPTAIEAKLMVFIPQSEREGLKKE; from the coding sequence TTGGAAATTTCAACTGTCATTGGCGCGGTAGGCGGTCTTATCTCCGTATTCGTAGGTATGATCATCAAGGGCGCGCCTATCAGCTCGCTGAATAACCCGGCAGCATTCCTGATTATTATCTGCGGTACCTTCTCCTGCTTGTTCACGGCATTCAATATGAATCAGCTGAAAAACCTGCCCAAGCTGATTAAGATGGTTTTCTTCAAACCGTCCCTCCATGAAAAGTCGGAGTTATTGAATCTCTTTATTGAGCTTTCCCAGATTGCCCGTCGTGAAGGTATTCTGGCGTTGGAAGGCAAAGTCCAGGAAATTGAGGACCCCTTCTTCCGTACCGGCCTGGGCATGGTCATTGATGGTATGGACCCGGAATTCGTCGGGGATGTATTGGATGCAGAACTGGCGGTTATGCAGGAACGTCACGCCGAAGGCCGTGCCATGCTTGAGCAGGCTGGTCTGTACGCTCCTACCCTTGGTGTGCTCGGCGCCGTTATCGGCCTTATCGCAGCGTTGGGTAACTTGAACGACGTTAATAAGTTAGGTCATGCTATCGCCGCAGCATTCGTTGCTACGATTCTTGGTATCTTCACGGCATACGTTGTTTACCTGCCGATGGCCAACAAGCTGAAACTCTTGTCCAAGGCAGAAGTCAGTGAAAAGCGTATGATTATTGAAGGGATTCTTTCCCTGCAGGCCGGTGATTCTCCGACGGCCATTGAAGCAAAACTGATGGTATTCATTCCTCAGTCCGAACGTGAAGGGTTGAAGAAGGAGTGA
- a CDS encoding flagellar motor protein MotB, translating to MARKKHHPPHEEHEGEPWLLPYSDLMTLLLALFIALFAISQTDQKKMADLAQAFTAAFNMGGPSFFDKAGPNVGRRAEMPSNEDLGNSAYFAENMQLEELQKKLQSYIEENNLDEQLSTQLAEEGLMIRIKERALFPSGSAQLVGQAQSIVPVVAGMLASLPERVVISGHTDNVPINTAQYPSNWELSASRAMNLMKAILAADKSLNPARFSAIGYSEYRPIADNKTDAGKQQNRRVEIFIARNYRFNPDEPVAGKKVTQPDTGADGMPTQGNNAAPATPSTNGAASSNMATTSF from the coding sequence ATGGCTAGAAAAAAACATCATCCGCCTCATGAAGAGCACGAAGGTGAGCCTTGGCTCCTGCCGTATTCTGACCTTATGACATTGCTTCTGGCACTGTTCATTGCACTGTTTGCTATTTCCCAGACAGACCAGAAGAAGATGGCAGATTTGGCGCAGGCCTTTACGGCAGCCTTCAACATGGGCGGCCCCTCGTTCTTCGATAAGGCCGGCCCCAATGTAGGCCGCCGGGCAGAGATGCCTTCCAATGAGGACTTGGGTAATTCGGCATATTTTGCAGAGAATATGCAGCTCGAAGAGTTGCAGAAGAAACTGCAGTCTTATATTGAAGAAAATAATTTGGATGAACAGCTCAGCACGCAGTTGGCAGAGGAAGGGTTGATGATTCGCATCAAGGAGCGGGCATTGTTCCCTTCCGGGTCAGCACAGCTGGTGGGGCAGGCCCAGTCCATTGTGCCGGTGGTTGCCGGTATGCTGGCTTCCCTGCCGGAGCGCGTGGTCATCTCTGGTCATACGGATAATGTGCCCATCAATACGGCGCAGTATCCTTCTAACTGGGAGCTTAGTGCTTCCCGTGCCATGAATCTCATGAAGGCGATTCTGGCTGCGGACAAATCGCTGAATCCTGCAAGGTTCAGCGCCATTGGCTACAGCGAATACCGGCCCATTGCGGATAATAAAACCGACGCCGGCAAACAGCAGAACCGCCGCGTAGAGATATTCATTGCCCGCAACTACCGCTTCAATCCGGATGAGCCTGTGGCTGGCAAGAAGGTCACTCAGCCCGATACCGGTGCGGATGGCATGCCGACGCAAGGAAATAACGCTGCGCCTGCAACCCCGTCTACCAACGGAGCCGCAAGCAGCAATATGGCAACTACATCGTTTTAA
- the acpS gene encoding holo-ACP synthase, with protein MITGIGMDIVEVPRVEKAIARQHFVERVFTVAEIEYCRSRGKQAGQSFAARFAAKEAVLKAFGTGLRGGNLTDIEVLPDDLGAPKVHLSGYFADFARTKGVKNIWLSLTHTQEYGAAQCVMEA; from the coding sequence TTGATAACGGGAATTGGTATGGATATCGTGGAGGTACCTCGGGTGGAAAAGGCCATCGCCCGGCAGCATTTTGTGGAGCGGGTCTTTACCGTAGCCGAGATTGAGTACTGCCGGAGCCGGGGCAAGCAGGCGGGGCAGAGTTTTGCGGCCCGCTTTGCGGCCAAGGAAGCGGTCTTAAAGGCCTTTGGCACAGGGCTTAGGGGCGGCAATCTGACGGACATTGAGGTCTTGCCGGATGATTTGGGTGCTCCCAAGGTACATTTAAGTGGTTATTTTGCAGATTTTGCCCGCACTAAGGGCGTGAAAAATATTTGGCTGTCCTTGACCCATACGCAGGAATACGGGGCGGCGCAATGTGTAATGGAGGCATAA
- a CDS encoding bifunctional ADP-dependent NAD(P)H-hydrate dehydratase/NAD(P)H-hydrate epimerase translates to MKIAVSEDMRQIDRLAAEEYGLPELLLMESAGHRVAQAMEHLLGSVSGKTICVLAGSGNNGGDAFAAARYLSNMGAKIKIFLTCEPAHLKTASSRMKKASDKMGLEVHGLEEDRDWNRLHLALKFADGILDGILGMGFNGELKKKVLRLIEEVNEAGAKVLSIDIPSGVEADSGKVSTVAVMADMTLTLGLPKVGHLLSPGAEMTGQLIVDDIGIPKNLLQSEKIQQSLLDEKLAQTLLPLRGKAVHKGDCGRILVVAGSLGMTGAAALAATSALRAGAGLVTLAVPASVQPILAGQLLEVMVQPVEESSPGMFSGEVALNRLLELAQSHDAVLIGPGMGRAMETQELIRMFTARVNKPLIMDADAIFAFNSTPDDLSKLPQVPVLTPHLGEMAGLLGVSVPELRESLLPIVREAANEYQCILVVKSECTLVAYPDGMAFFTSVGNPGMATAGSGDVLAGTIAGLMKQTESGLAPLAGVYLHGRAGDIAYGEKGEALLASDIRENLAQALKELRQKQMAGR, encoded by the coding sequence ATGAAGATAGCAGTAAGTGAGGACATGCGGCAGATTGACCGATTGGCGGCAGAGGAATACGGCCTGCCGGAACTTTTGCTGATGGAAAGTGCGGGGCACAGAGTAGCCCAGGCCATGGAACATCTGCTGGGCAGCGTCAGCGGCAAGACCATCTGTGTACTGGCTGGCAGCGGCAACAACGGCGGGGACGCTTTTGCTGCTGCGCGGTATCTCAGCAATATGGGAGCGAAAATCAAGATCTTCCTGACCTGCGAGCCTGCTCATTTAAAGACGGCCTCCTCACGCATGAAGAAAGCCAGTGACAAGATGGGGCTGGAAGTTCACGGCCTCGAAGAGGACAGGGACTGGAACCGCCTCCATCTGGCTTTGAAATTTGCTGATGGCATCTTGGACGGTATTCTGGGGATGGGCTTTAATGGGGAACTCAAGAAGAAAGTTCTGCGCCTTATTGAAGAAGTCAATGAAGCAGGGGCGAAAGTGCTTTCCATTGACATTCCGAGTGGTGTGGAAGCCGATTCGGGCAAGGTTTCTACGGTAGCTGTCATGGCCGATATGACGCTGACGTTGGGTCTGCCCAAGGTGGGGCATCTTTTAAGTCCCGGCGCCGAGATGACCGGTCAGCTGATTGTGGATGATATCGGGATTCCCAAAAATCTGTTGCAGAGTGAAAAAATCCAGCAGTCCCTGCTGGATGAAAAACTGGCGCAGACCCTCTTGCCCTTGCGCGGGAAAGCGGTTCATAAAGGCGATTGCGGCAGAATTCTGGTGGTGGCCGGTTCTCTCGGCATGACCGGGGCGGCAGCCCTTGCGGCTACATCTGCCCTGCGGGCGGGGGCTGGGCTTGTGACCCTTGCCGTACCTGCTTCGGTTCAGCCTATCTTAGCCGGACAACTGCTGGAGGTCATGGTTCAGCCGGTGGAGGAGAGTTCGCCGGGTATGTTCAGTGGTGAAGTTGCCTTAAACCGCCTGCTTGAACTTGCCCAGAGCCATGATGCGGTATTGATTGGTCCGGGCATGGGCCGTGCCATGGAGACGCAGGAACTTATCCGCATGTTTACTGCCAGAGTCAACAAGCCCTTGATTATGGATGCGGATGCAATTTTTGCCTTTAACAGCACACCGGACGATTTGAGCAAGCTGCCCCAGGTGCCGGTGCTGACCCCGCACTTAGGGGAAATGGCGGGCCTGCTGGGCGTTTCTGTGCCGGAACTTCGCGAATCGCTGTTGCCCATCGTGCGGGAAGCGGCGAATGAGTATCAGTGCATTTTAGTGGTGAAGAGCGAGTGTACCTTGGTGGCCTATCCCGATGGCATGGCCTTCTTCACCTCGGTGGGCAACCCGGGCATGGCAACCGCAGGCAGCGGGGATGTGCTGGCAGGTACCATTGCCGGACTCATGAAACAGACGGAAAGTGGTCTGGCGCCTTTGGCAGGCGTGTACCTCCATGGCCGGGCCGGTGACATTGCCTATGGCGAAAAAGGAGAAGCGTTGCTGGCCAGCGATATCCGGGAAAATCTGGCACAGGCCCTAAAGGAATTACGTCAGAAGCAGATGGCAGGCCGCTAA
- a CDS encoding branched-chain amino acid aminotransferase: protein MECSYFEEKKRGFSMANVNIDWSNLGFNYQPITKRYVANYKDGHWEKGGLTEDATIVLNECAGILQYCQEVFEGLKAYRTKDGRIVTFRPDLNAKRMMDSAKRLVMPPVPEEMFMEAVDQVVSANKDWIPPYESGGALYLRPYLFATGPVIGVKPSDEYQFRLFGTPVGSYFKNGIKPITICVSDFDRAAPHGTGDIKAGLNYAMSLHPYILAHENGFDENMYLDAATRTYVEETGGANFLFVTKDNVIVTPKSNSILPSITRRSLVALAEKLGYKVEHRPVKFTELEEFAEAGLCGTAAVICPVGKVVSKDKTIEFASGMQEMGPVLTKLYNTLRGVQLGTVEAPEGWIREIK, encoded by the coding sequence ATAGAATGTAGTTACTTTGAGGAAAAGAAAAGGGGTTTTAGCATGGCAAATGTAAACATTGACTGGTCAAATCTCGGCTTTAACTATCAGCCGATTACCAAGCGTTATGTGGCGAACTATAAGGATGGTCATTGGGAGAAGGGCGGTTTGACAGAAGATGCCACAATCGTACTCAATGAGTGTGCCGGTATTTTACAGTATTGCCAGGAAGTATTTGAAGGCTTGAAGGCTTACCGCACGAAAGATGGCCGTATCGTAACCTTCCGTCCTGACCTGAATGCCAAGCGCATGATGGATTCGGCTAAGCGTCTGGTTATGCCGCCGGTGCCGGAGGAAATGTTCATGGAGGCCGTAGACCAGGTGGTATCGGCCAATAAGGATTGGATTCCGCCTTATGAGTCCGGCGGTGCCCTGTACCTGCGTCCGTATCTCTTTGCTACGGGCCCGGTTATCGGTGTTAAGCCGTCGGATGAATATCAGTTCCGTCTCTTTGGTACGCCGGTAGGTTCTTACTTCAAGAACGGCATCAAGCCCATCACCATCTGCGTGAGCGATTTCGACCGAGCTGCTCCTCATGGCACCGGTGATATCAAGGCTGGCCTGAACTACGCCATGAGCCTGCACCCCTACATACTGGCCCATGAAAACGGCTTTGATGAAAATATGTATCTCGATGCGGCTACCCGCACCTACGTTGAGGAAACCGGCGGTGCCAACTTCCTCTTCGTCACCAAGGACAACGTCATCGTGACGCCGAAGTCCAACTCCATCCTGCCCTCCATCACCCGCCGCTCTTTGGTAGCTCTGGCTGAAAAACTGGGCTATAAGGTGGAACACCGTCCGGTTAAGTTCACCGAATTGGAGGAATTTGCCGAAGCAGGTCTTTGCGGTACGGCAGCCGTTATCTGCCCGGTGGGCAAAGTGGTTTCCAAGGACAAGACCATCGAATTTGCCAGCGGCATGCAGGAAATGGGCCCTGTCCTCACCAAACTCTACAACACCCTGCGTGGTGTGCAGCTGGGTACGGTGGAAGCACCGGAAGGTTGGATTCGCGAAATTAAATAA
- the cdaA gene encoding diadenylate cyclase CdaA, with the protein MPIDLSLPVQFHGILSTIGWFDVLDILIVAAILYKVYEMLQDTRAITLVKGILVLLAVTMVCSWLDLHVISWLLQKTVTLLFVALPIVFQPELRRALEHLGQGRFLGSSALLDDEEARSVVSEITKAVKQLAATKTGALLVIERNMGLNDVSATGIRIDGLISAEFLLNVFIVNTPLHDGASVIRGNRLIAAGCLLPLTENRTLSTELGTRHRAAIGLSEQCDALIVVVSEETGTISVAENGHIMRHLSPEYLQEVLMPAFEVPATGIKDMVMNWRKKK; encoded by the coding sequence ATGCCGATTGATTTATCCTTGCCTGTACAATTTCATGGAATTCTCTCCACCATTGGCTGGTTCGATGTGCTGGATATCCTGATTGTGGCGGCAATTCTGTATAAAGTATATGAAATGCTCCAGGACACCCGGGCCATTACGCTGGTGAAAGGTATTCTGGTTCTGCTGGCGGTGACCATGGTCTGCAGCTGGCTCGATTTGCATGTCATTTCCTGGTTGCTGCAAAAAACCGTGACACTGCTCTTTGTGGCCTTGCCTATCGTCTTTCAGCCGGAACTTAGGCGAGCATTGGAGCATCTAGGGCAGGGGAGATTCTTAGGCAGTTCGGCTCTGCTGGATGATGAGGAAGCCCGGTCGGTTGTCAGCGAAATCACCAAGGCGGTGAAGCAGCTGGCTGCTACGAAAACAGGTGCCCTGCTGGTTATTGAGCGCAATATGGGGCTTAATGACGTAAGCGCCACGGGCATTCGGATTGACGGCTTGATTTCGGCAGAATTCCTGCTCAATGTCTTTATTGTCAATACGCCCCTTCACGATGGTGCTTCCGTTATCCGCGGCAATCGTCTGATTGCGGCAGGCTGCCTTCTGCCCTTGACGGAGAACCGCACCTTGTCCACGGAACTGGGCACCCGCCACCGGGCAGCTATCGGCCTGTCTGAGCAGTGCGATGCCCTCATTGTGGTGGTCAGCGAGGAAACCGGCACCATTTCTGTGGCGGAAAACGGCCATATCATGCGGCATTTAAGTCCTGAGTATCTGCAGGAAGTCCTGATGCCAGCCTTTGAAGTGCCAGCCACCGGCATCAAGGATATGGTGATGAACTGGAGGAAGAAGAAATGA
- a CDS encoding YbbR-like domain-containing protein, which translates to MISRFRSLIQRNIAAKIVAILVAVILWGYVMNEQNPSTEGSFTAQVQLVNVPEGYKVTQGTDKVKITVRGARSLFVSNSDVNFEASVDLREAKSGKGEYKVRVKMPQGFELVDVQPGTVEVTLDPIVRRKVRADINVNGSPASGVTVAKVTQASSEVMVEGPSSAVKEVERLIGYVGLTSKNDADFALQVPLTAINADGKEVSGVTIQPATMYVTVQMARGLTKKIVTIHPVSEADLPAYLELVSIKPNPLQIEVAGAENIISGLTAVNTEKITLADVLQNTDKTVKLALPPGVTVTNHDVLVHIVVKDKKTGKSME; encoded by the coding sequence ATGATTTCACGCTTTCGCAGTTTAATTCAACGAAATATAGCAGCAAAGATAGTGGCTATTCTGGTGGCCGTGATTCTCTGGGGTTATGTGATGAATGAGCAGAACCCGTCCACCGAGGGCAGCTTCACGGCGCAGGTGCAGCTCGTCAATGTGCCGGAGGGGTATAAGGTTACCCAGGGGACTGATAAAGTCAAGATTACCGTGCGCGGGGCCCGCTCCCTCTTTGTCAGCAACAGCGATGTCAATTTTGAAGCCAGCGTGGACTTGCGGGAGGCAAAGTCTGGCAAGGGTGAATATAAGGTTCGCGTCAAGATGCCCCAAGGCTTTGAACTTGTGGATGTGCAGCCCGGCACGGTGGAAGTCACCCTTGACCCCATTGTGCGCCGCAAGGTGCGGGCGGATATCAACGTCAATGGTTCTCCAGCCAGTGGCGTGACGGTGGCCAAAGTAACCCAGGCCAGCTCCGAAGTCATGGTGGAAGGCCCGTCCTCGGCCGTGAAAGAGGTGGAACGCCTTATCGGCTATGTGGGACTGACCAGCAAGAATGATGCAGACTTTGCCCTGCAGGTGCCCTTGACTGCCATCAATGCCGATGGCAAGGAGGTTTCCGGTGTAACCATCCAGCCAGCTACCATGTATGTGACGGTGCAGATGGCCCGGGGACTCACCAAGAAAATCGTTACCATTCATCCCGTAAGCGAGGCGGATTTGCCTGCTTATTTGGAACTGGTGTCCATCAAGCCGAATCCGCTGCAGATTGAAGTGGCCGGTGCAGAAAACATCATTTCCGGTCTTACGGCGGTAAATACAGAAAAGATTACGCTGGCGGATGTTCTGCAGAACACCGACAAGACCGTAAAGCTAGCCCTGCCGCCGGGGGTTACGGTGACGAACCATGATGTGCTGGTGCATATCGTGGTTAAGGATAAGAAAACAGGAAAAAGTATGGAGTGA
- a CDS encoding NAD(P)/FAD-dependent oxidoreductase, which yields MIRIKNLQVAFDDERPLTTLAAKRLQLPPQAVTEVVIVRKAVDARRYHGAPVQFVYMLDVTVNMPEKNILKKLRKDKNVELVAGTKPVNANFRPRKEGELRPVVVGFGPAGMFAALTLAKAGWNPLVLERGGDVDNRKAAIERFWQTGILNERSNVQFGEGGAGTFSDGKLTTRISDSHIQDVLAAFIVAGAPEEIRYLHKPHIGTDLLQGVVKNIRKEIIRLGGEVRFEAQVTDMEIENGQLQAVIVNGEERIACHDVFLGIGHSARDTYRMLLSKGLKMEAKPFAIGVRIEHPQEFIDRAQYGEDAGNPRLPVADYALTYKDPKTGRGAYSFCMCPGGQVVAATSLKGQVCTNGMSNYKRDSGIANSALLVQVGPDDFGQEVLAGMNLQDKLEKLAFELGGSNYYAPVQTVGDFLGGTSGSTQFLTKPTYQPGVKAVDLHNCLPNFLTQTLEGALPHFDHKIKGFADKGAVMTGVEARSSAPCRICRSRETMLAEGVNGLYPMGEGAGYAGGIMSAAVDGMKAALSFLNYKI from the coding sequence GTGATTCGCATAAAAAATTTGCAGGTGGCCTTTGATGATGAGCGCCCCCTGACAACACTTGCAGCCAAACGCTTGCAATTACCACCTCAGGCCGTTACTGAGGTGGTAATTGTGCGTAAGGCTGTAGATGCCCGCCGTTACCATGGGGCGCCCGTGCAGTTTGTTTACATGCTGGATGTGACGGTGAATATGCCGGAGAAAAACATCCTCAAAAAACTGCGCAAGGATAAAAACGTGGAGCTGGTGGCGGGGACTAAGCCGGTTAACGCGAACTTCCGTCCGCGTAAAGAGGGTGAACTGCGCCCTGTCGTGGTGGGCTTTGGCCCCGCGGGTATGTTTGCGGCCCTGACCTTAGCCAAGGCTGGCTGGAATCCTTTGGTACTGGAGCGTGGCGGTGATGTGGATAACCGCAAGGCGGCTATCGAGCGCTTCTGGCAGACGGGGATATTAAACGAGCGTTCCAACGTGCAGTTCGGTGAGGGCGGTGCAGGTACATTCTCTGACGGCAAGCTCACCACCCGCATCAGTGACAGCCATATACAGGATGTGCTGGCAGCCTTTATTGTGGCCGGAGCGCCCGAGGAAATCCGCTACCTGCATAAGCCGCATATCGGCACGGATTTGCTGCAGGGTGTGGTGAAGAATATCCGTAAGGAAATTATCCGCTTGGGCGGCGAAGTGCGCTTTGAGGCGCAGGTGACGGATATGGAAATCGAAAATGGCCAGCTGCAGGCGGTAATCGTCAACGGCGAGGAACGTATCGCCTGTCATGATGTTTTCCTGGGTATTGGCCATTCTGCGCGGGATACGTATCGCATGTTGCTGAGCAAAGGCCTCAAAATGGAAGCAAAACCCTTTGCTATCGGCGTGCGTATTGAGCATCCTCAGGAATTTATCGACAGGGCACAGTATGGTGAGGATGCAGGCAATCCCCGCCTGCCGGTGGCTGATTACGCGCTGACCTATAAAGACCCCAAAACAGGGCGGGGAGCATACTCCTTCTGCATGTGTCCCGGCGGTCAGGTCGTTGCGGCAACGTCCCTAAAAGGTCAGGTCTGCACTAACGGCATGAGCAATTACAAGCGCGATTCCGGTATTGCCAACAGCGCCCTGTTGGTGCAGGTCGGCCCCGATGATTTCGGGCAGGAAGTGCTTGCAGGTATGAACTTGCAGGATAAGCTTGAAAAATTGGCCTTTGAGCTCGGTGGCAGCAACTACTACGCCCCGGTGCAGACGGTTGGAGATTTCCTCGGAGGAACATCTGGTTCCACGCAGTTCCTGACCAAGCCCACTTATCAGCCTGGCGTAAAGGCCGTGGACCTGCATAACTGCCTGCCAAACTTCCTGACACAGACGCTCGAAGGCGCACTGCCGCACTTTGACCACAAAATCAAGGGCTTTGCCGATAAAGGTGCGGTGATGACCGGCGTAGAAGCCCGTTCCTCTGCACCCTGCCGCATCTGCCGCAGTCGTGAAACCATGCTGGCAGAAGGTGTAAACGGCCTCTATCCCATGGGAGAGGGCGCAGGCTATGCCGGTGGCATTATGAGTGCCGCGGTGGATGGCATGAAGGCAGCGCTGTCATTTTTGAATTACAAAATTTAA
- a CDS encoding P-loop NTPase fold protein: protein MRTVKQWSSLFLVAAFIGGCLPEGANSLYGAAVVLLFSLLLLNVKISCNLPLYIKGLLLLAGSLCGKFGAAEVKDLRMEQVAELMPSLFHYGPVIVSFLVCLALFSLIKYAEYREENNRRSVDWHARNLFLEREDDLKRLLGYVHDPKVTTIGLEAEWGQGKSFLMEGLVAALQVESGKPDNIPYEIVKIDVLAVRLDSFAEYLVQEVNNVLFTNGRVSSNMRKLQGVFKAAKVNLLESIWEGVDKRYAKIFADFRKELLRLRKNVLIIYEDLDRLQNADAVRNILYLTEKLTAANDTVWRGGIKAIYQYDRRHMKDMGFTEQFLEKYMRCHMDLSPISLKTMIQQMQQDTKAAYKLTSQEIWELPMGSTYVSQPIWEDESVWVERYLAKSITIRRTEDFIKTVERSLGWFHNIQPWERDTVIAFSYIEYFLPLAYARLKEAAVCDLQQVFSIYDKGTEVQLVQMAQAYRKLEMEFMMTRNDAEKREYLEQRLAVVRAKLRRQVDYRNEDYENAPERFELYLALRLLKLDQIKLPE from the coding sequence ATGCGTACTGTGAAACAGTGGAGTTCTTTATTCTTGGTGGCTGCTTTTATTGGCGGTTGTTTGCCGGAGGGGGCTAATTCTCTATATGGTGCTGCCGTTGTGCTGCTGTTTAGCTTACTTTTGTTAAATGTCAAGATTTCCTGTAATCTTCCCTTGTATATTAAGGGTCTGTTGCTGCTGGCTGGAAGTTTATGCGGGAAATTTGGTGCGGCGGAAGTGAAGGATTTACGCATGGAACAGGTAGCGGAGCTTATGCCCAGCCTGTTCCATTATGGGCCTGTGATTGTTTCGTTTTTAGTCTGTTTAGCGCTTTTTTCACTGATAAAATATGCAGAGTACCGTGAGGAAAATAATCGGAGGAGTGTGGACTGGCATGCGCGTAATTTATTTTTAGAGCGGGAGGATGATTTGAAGCGACTATTGGGCTATGTGCATGATCCGAAGGTAACGACGATTGGTTTGGAGGCAGAATGGGGACAGGGAAAATCATTTTTAATGGAGGGGCTTGTGGCGGCCTTGCAGGTTGAGTCTGGAAAGCCGGATAATATTCCTTATGAGATTGTGAAGATTGATGTTTTGGCTGTGCGGCTGGATTCTTTTGCGGAGTATCTGGTGCAGGAAGTTAATAATGTTTTGTTTACTAACGGCAGAGTTTCTAGTAATATGCGCAAACTGCAGGGGGTATTTAAGGCGGCTAAGGTTAATTTGCTAGAGAGTATTTGGGAGGGTGTCGATAAGAGATATGCGAAGATTTTTGCAGATTTTCGCAAGGAGCTGTTGCGGTTGCGGAAAAACGTCCTGATTATTTATGAGGATTTAGACCGATTACAGAATGCGGATGCCGTGAGAAATATTCTTTATCTGACCGAGAAGCTGACAGCGGCTAATGATACCGTGTGGCGAGGCGGGATTAAGGCTATTTACCAGTATGACCGCAGACACATGAAGGATATGGGCTTTACGGAACAGTTTTTGGAAAAGTATATGCGTTGTCATATGGATTTAAGTCCGATATCGCTTAAAACGATGATTCAGCAAATGCAGCAGGATACAAAAGCAGCCTATAAACTTACCAGTCAGGAAATTTGGGAGCTTCCCATGGGCTCAACGTATGTTTCGCAGCCGATATGGGAGGATGAATCGGTATGGGTGGAACGATATCTGGCAAAGTCAATTACAATCCGCCGTACGGAGGATTTCATCAAGACGGTAGAGAGGTCGTTGGGCTGGTTTCATAATATTCAGCCGTGGGAGAGGGATACGGTTATTGCATTCAGCTATATCGAATATTTCCTACCGTTGGCGTATGCGCGCCTTAAGGAAGCAGCTGTTTGTGATTTGCAGCAAGTTTTCAGTATTTATGATAAAGGAACTGAGGTGCAGCTGGTTCAGATGGCTCAGGCGTATCGAAAACTGGAAATGGAATTCATGATGACGAGGAATGATGCAGAAAAGCGTGAGTATCTGGAACAACGGTTGGCGGTTGTTCGTGCGAAGTTAAGGAGGCAGGTAGACTACAGGAATGAAGACTATGAGAATGCGCCGGAACGGTTTGAACTTTATCTGGCTCTGCGGCTGCTGAAGCTTGACCAGATAAAGTTGCCGGAATAG